The region TTCAGCGTCATCAGTAAATCTGCGTAGCTAAAATGAGGAAAAAAGGGGGCGAGGAGAGAAGAATGGGTCGTCATTTATTGCGACGTCCGGTGCGTAAGATTTATCCAGGGTACTTGAAGCGTGATCGCCAGTTGTTGATTAAACGTCTGCTCTTCTCCTTTTTTGTCTTCACTTCGACACTATTGGTGATGGCCTCGGCGGGTGCGCTTACCTATACGGTGAAGCGAGGAGATACGATCTTCGGCATTAGTCAGGCATCTCGGGTGAGCGAAGAGCAGTTACGGCTGGTAAATAATCTAACCGATAACACGATCCGTGAGGGACAAGAGTTGATCATTCCTCATGACTTTTATATGGTGCCCCCTGGCGATGGCTGGTTTGGGGTGAGCCGTAAGAGTGGCGTGCCTTTGGATGTCTTGCTTCGGATTAATCGGATGACCAAAGAGAGTCCGCTTCGGGCATATACCAAACTCAAAATTCCCGTTGCGGCTGCGCTCCAGAAGGTGCATGTGGTGCAAGCTGGGGAGAGTTGGGCGATTTTGGAGGATATTTACGGAGTAAGTGCCGAAAAGATGCGTCAATATTCGGGGATCTCTGCGAAACAGAATTTGGTGGAAGGGATGACGATTATGTTGATTCCCGACCTAGTGGAGACGCATTTGGTGCAAGAGGGAGAGACGCTCTATTCGCTTTCGCGTCGTTATGGGGTGAGCATTGACCAACTGATGCAGTATAACGCGCTCAATACCGATATTATTCGATCAGGACAGCGTTTACGCATTCGCGATCCGTTGGTGGATAATAGTTCTAGCCAGAATTTTGAGCTGGATAATCTTCCCCAAGAGGAGGTGGCAGAAGAAATTGCTCCCTTAATTGATCCTATCGAAATTAAGTATGCCTATTTTCAGCCTAGTCGGCTCTATTTTAGTCGACCACCAACGATTCCGGTGCAACCTAGTGCGCACTACGCCGATCCGCAAGCGACGAGTGTGGAGAGTGATTATGCGGATGCGAGTTTGCTTTATGCCAATTTTAAGGAAGACGTGGCGCAACTACCTGTATTGAGCGATACGCTAAAGGGCTATAAAATTATGCTCGATCCTGGGCATGGAGGCTATGATCCTGGCGCTTTGGGCAGTGTCAATATTGGAGGAAAAACCTACTACTTGGTGGAGGATGAGTATGTCTACGACATTGCATTGCGTCTTTATGCGATTTTGGTGCAACACGGTGCCGAGGTTGATTTGACGATTTTAGCGCCTAATCATACCATTCGTGAAAATAGCGATTTGGAGAGTTTTGTCAACCAAAAGAATGAGGTGTATAACGATGCCAAAGAGAGTCGTCGGCCTGTAGGTGGGCGCTGGGGCTTGCGTAAGCGTGTAGAGATTACGCAACGCTTTTTACGTAATCATCCTAAAGAGAAGAGTATTTTCATGAGTCTGCATGCCGATAGTGGCGATGTGAGTGGATTGGTTCTTGCCTCCGCTAAGTATAGTGATGCTACGAAGCGTCTGGCGGAGAAGATTATTTCTCGTTTTGCTGTGGGCGGGCGTATCCTTGCCGATGAGTATCTGGTGTTAAAGGATAATCCGGCGCATGCCTCGCTCTTGGTGGAGGTACGCACGATGTCTAAGAGTGAAGCTAAGTATCTATTAGATCCTGTTGAGCGTCAAGCGGATGCGCAACGTCTGGCGGATGCGATTCTTGATTATGCTGGGGGAGCTAAATAAGATGAGTAAAGATGAGCGGGAGAAAGCGATATCGATGCTCCCTAAAGATGGGTTTATTCGCGTGGGCAAGCCTGTAGAGATGGCTAGTCGCGATCGGGTGTTGTTGATTCGCAAGGCAAATGAGATGTGGCAGGCAGGCGACATTACGGCAGCGGAGCGTATCTTTGTTACGGTCAATTATGTTGACGGCTTGACACGATTGGGCGATTATTATTATAGTAAACAGGATTTTATTAAGGCGTTGACATACTTTAAGTTAGCTAAGGATGAACAACGTGTAGAAGCAATCACTTTACAGATGGTGCAAGTGATACAACAGTGGTTACAGGAGTAAAAATGAAACTAGTTCGGACATTAATGGTGATGGCATTTTTAACGCTATGGAGCGTTTCGGTCTCGGCGCAAGCGGTAGATATGGTGAAGGTTTTAGAGGCGGCCAAGCTGATTGAACAACGCAATGAGAGTCGTGGTGGGGGCAAGTGGTTTACGCGCGATTGCTCGGGGACAATGAACGCGATCTTTGCGGAGGCGGGTTTTCCTTTGGCAAATCGGCTCAATAAGGCTTATCGAACGGGTATGAGTGGCACGGCAATCTTGCATGCGATTTCTGAAGAGGTAGCGGTGCGCGAGATTCAGGCGGGGGATTTGATCTTTTTTCACGATACATATGATCGTAATGGTAATGGCATCAGCGATGATCCCTTTACGCATGTGGGCATGGTCATGAAGTATGATGCAAGCAGTGGGGTGGTCGATTTTTTACATTACAACACGTGGATGGATACAATTATCACGCAACAACTCAATGTGAAAGAGCCTAGCAATAAGGAGTTAAACGTAATTCTACGCTGGCCTAGCAAGGGCGATACACAGACGAAACGTTATGCTGGTGAGTTAGTGCATAGTTTTGGCAGAATCACCACCTACGCGTAAGTGGCAGTGATTCTGCGATGCATTAGGCTAACGCGATGACTTCAATCTCTACCAACCCATCCTTGGGTAGACGCGCAACTTGAACGGCGCTTCTGGCTGGGAGGTTGGTGGGAAAGAAGGAGGCGTAGACCTCGTTGACGGCGACAAAATCGTTAAGATCTTTCAAGAAGACGGTGGTTTTTACCACTTTGTCTAGGGAACTTCCGGCTTCTTGCAGGACAGCCTGCAGATTGTGGAAAATCTGCTTGGTTTGGGCTTGCACATCGGCACTGACAAAGTCACCAGTTTGTGGATCAATACCTAGCTGGCCGCTGGTAAAGATAAAAACATCTGTCTTAATAGCTTGGGCGTAGGGCCCAATGGCTTTAGGGGCTTTTTCTGTATTCACTTGTTTTTGTATCATAAGCTCATAATAACATAGAATCAAATATTTGTAAAGAAAAGAGCACTATTAATAAGAAAGAAATAGTTAGATTATTTTCGCACTTTTTGGGTTTAGCCTATTGACAAAAAATAGAAAATAGATTATTCTAAGCAAGAGTTTTACATACTGTAGTGTAGGAGAAAATATGGCACAGGTCAGTAAGAATAGCCGTATCGGTTCAGGAGCACAAAAGTTCTTCTGTAATTGCGGTGGCGAAGTAAAAATGAGAAGCCTTTTTCAATCTGGTAAGATGAATCATCTTGCAGAGTGCGAGAAGTGTAAGCGTCAAGAACGCCGTCCTTCGGATTTTAGATAATTTAACTTTGTTGTAAGTGCTTTCAAAGGAGATAGTACATGCCTAATTCACGAGATTCAAGAAAACGAGATCGTCAGTCCAAGTCAGTAAGACTTCATAATCGTAGCTCAAAGAGCGCCGTGCGAACGGTTGTAAAAAAATTCGAGTACGATCTGGATGAGGGTAAGGTTAGTCCTGAAAATCTTCGTTTAGTTATTAAAAATTTGGATACAGCGTCGCGTAAAGGTTTGATTAAAAAAAATGCTGCAGCCAGAAAAAAATCTCGTCTCATGAAAAGAGTGAATAAATTAGGGAAGGTATAAAAGTATCTTCGTTTGAGGTAACTTATGATGGAAGTTGAAGGGAGTGGTCTGCAGACAAAGTTGACCAAAGCCGAGATTATCGATAACATAGAGAAAAAATTGGCTAGTAAGTCTTATTCCGTAAGCAAAAGTGAAATTCATGAAGTTATAGAAGAGTTTTTTGCAGAAGTTAAGGATGGGCTTGCTGGTGGTCGTATTGTTGAGTTAAGAGGTTTTGGTACATTTGAGTTGAGACATAGGGTTGGTAGAGAACGCGCCCGTAATCCTAGAACTGGTGAAACCTTAAAAGTTGATAGTCATTCTGTGGCTGTTTTTAGGCCAGGCAGGGAGTTGAAGAGTAAAGTTTGGTCATATAGATTGATTTAGAATATTTTATGGTCCCTTCGTCTAATGGTTAGGACATGAGATTCTCATTCTCAAAATACGGGTTCGATCCCCGTAGGGACTATCTGGTTTGATCGGAGATTTTTATGAATACGCCTATTTTTGACAGATTGGTATCGTCGCTTTCTGCAGAAGAGCGTAAGAGCATGCTCGAAAGGATGCCCACTGACTCTCCTCAAGAAGAGGACAGTTTTCTTTTGCAGAGAGAAGCTGAAGAAAGGTCTACTATCTCCTTAAGTGAAATTTACCAAAGCATGGGTTTTTGGGCAAAGCTGTGGCTTCGATTTATTGCTTATTTCGATAAGCGAAGTAAAGAAGAGGTTCTACATCAAAGTCTTCTTACACGTTTGAAGAGAAAAGTTGTTACCGAATCTGGAAAGTATGTTGATTTTGGTAAAAATCGCTTTAAGTCTGATTTTTGTTTGCTTTTGGCTAATTTAGCACATGCACTAGATTTTTTAAAGAATCCTATGGAAGATGTAGTTGGTGAACATCGCCGTGAATATAATGCTTATTTGGTAGGCGTGGTTCAACCAGTTTTGCAAGAAAAACTGTTGCTCACAACAGACCCTGATAAGATATTTTCTGCGGATTTTTTCGAAAATGCAGAAGATAACGATATCAATACGAAAGCACGCATTTTGATTGAAGAAAATCTTGAGAAGAGTTTTCGAGATATTAACAATGATCTAAAGGATAAGCTCTATGCTTATGCACGTGGGTTAAATTATTTAGAGAGACTTGTCTCTTTTAACTATGAAAAAGTTATTGCGAGTTACTCGACAGATAATACGTGTACCATTAAGCTTATTTTTAAGCAGTTAAAAAAATTAAACAACATTATAAGTTCTGTTGAATTTTTACCTAACAGAGAGCTAATGCAGACAATTTTTTTATTTAGTTATGCACGTCAGGGTATAGCTGTTGCAGAGATTCCTGCTTTATTGAAGCAAGATATGCTGAAGGTTGAGGAACTTATTCTTCATTTTCGTAAATTTAAAGAGATCCCTCTAACCGACATTCTTTCGATTGTTGATGACGATTATTTTTATGAACCACAAAGCATTGGTGGCGGAGAAGATTGGTTTATTTTGTATCGTAAATTTTGGCAACAACGATCGTTACGTCTTTTTCAGGCATATTTGGTTAAGCGAAAATTTATCGCGCTACAGGTAGAAATAAAGGGTTTTTACGGGCTTAGCGAGACATTGCCGTTGCCTGGATATGATGGAAAGATTTGGTCAAGAGAGATTTTTCGTCCTGTTTATGTGGGCAGTTTGGCTCTTTTAACGCGTTTTTTTCGTGAAATTTATACCTCTCGTGCGGAGTACGCTATCCAAAAGCTCTATGATGAGGGACTTTTTATTAAGCGCGCTAATGCTCAAGAGTTAGCAGATGCATTGGTCTCTATTCCTTTACTAAAAAAAGAAATACAAGAATTTTCTCAAGCAATTTCCCCAGCAGACGGATATTTTTATTTACAGTTACAGGATTATACCCGTGGCGATCGCGTGCATGGGTTAGCCGGCGTGGTGGATTTGATTGAACGTCAGGTTTCTCTGATTTTGGAGCGTAGTTTGGAGATTTTAATGGCGCTTTCGAGTGTTTTGGGCGGTGTTTTAGAGCGTACTTTGGGTGGACGTTATGACACTATCTCTAACTTAGAGAGTCTTGGGCTTAGTCGAGATAATATTATGCAAGTTCGTGGCTTAGTGTTGCAGACTTATCAATTTATGATGGATCAAAAAAGCTTAGAGGAGCGCGTGCATCGTTTGGGCTTGGAGAATGATCGAGAGGCAGAAATGCTTGCTGGTGGACGATAGAGAGAAGAGGAGAAAAGGAATATGGAACTCATTCATCATGAACAATTAAAATTATTGGTCGCCAAGGCGTTGGAGACTTCTTATCGTTCTGAGCAATTGGGTGATAATCTTCTTGAGCGTCTTATTGTAGAGCGTCCTAAAGATGAGAGCTTTGGCGATGTTGCGATTCCTTTGTTTGATTTTGCCAAACAACTTAGACTTTCTCCTGCTGTAATTGCCAAACAAGTAGTTGAGCAGATTAAAAAGGTTGACTCAAGTGTTCATGTCGTTGCGCTTTCTGGGTATGTCAACTTTTTTTGGCACAAGGATGCTTTTACGCGTGAAATTTTGTCATCGATGCATGAGGGTTTTGGTCAAAATGAGAGTTTGTCTGGGGAAAAGATTATTGTGGAATTTTCTGGACCCAATACGAATAAGCCTTTGCATCTTGGGCATATGCGTAATAATGTTTTGGGCGAGAGTTTGAGCCGTATCTTGAAGAATGCGGGCGCGGAGCTCTTTAAGGTGAATATTGTGAATGATCGCGGGGTGCATATCTGTAAAAGCATGCTGGCTTATCAGATGTTTGGTGAGGGTGCAACGCCTGAGTCTACCCAAACCAAGAGTGATCACTTTGTTGGCGATTATTATGTAAAGTATGCGCAGTGGGAGAAGGAACATCCTGAGGTGGAGAACGAAATTCAGGCGATGCTCCATGCGTGGGAGGCGGGCGATGCTCAGGTATTAGAGCTCTGGAAGAAGATGAATCACTGGGCGGTTTCGGGTATTGCGCAAACGTATGAACGCACGGGTGTTTCCTTTGATAAGATTTATTATGAGAGTGAGACATACAAGCTTGGTAAGGATATTGTCCTTGCTGGTGCGCAGAAGGGGGTCTTTTTTAAGGCGGAGGATGGTTCTTTGCGTCTTGATGTGAGTGAAATTACTCCAGAGGATAAAAACAGCGACGAATTACCGACAAAAGTCTTTTTAAGGGCTGATGGCACAAGCATTTATATTACCCAAGATTTAGGTACAGCGGTGGCGCGTTATGAGGATTTTCCTTTTGATCGGATGATTTACGTCGTGGCGCACGAACAACGTCGCCACTTTGAGATTCTTTTTTACGCCCTAGATAAGATGGGGTATCCTTGGGCGAAGCAGTTGCACCACCTCTCTTATGGCATGGTTAATCTGCCTGATGGAAAGATGAAGAGCCGTGAGGGTACAGTAGTAGATGCCGATGATCTTCTTGATACGCTTACTGAGCAGGCGTTGTTGGTGAGTGAAAATGCACAGCGTAAGGCGGATGATGGTGGAAAGGCGCGTGCTTTCGATGTGGCGTTGGGGGCGCTTCATTACTTTTTGTTGCAAATTAATCCAGTAAAAGATATGGTGTTTAATGCGCAGGAGTCGCTCTCCTTTACGGGAAATACGGGGCCCTACTTACAATATACTTATGCGCGTATTGCTGGTATGCTACGTCGATCCGAAGCGAGGTCTCTGGTTGAGCGCTTTTCTCAGCCGAACTATACGCTTTTAAACCACGATGTAGAGTGGCGTCTGGTAAAAATATTGGCGGATTTTCCTGCGATTACACAAAAGGCGGCTTTGGAGTATAGTCCGTCGGTTATTGCGGTCTATCTTTATGAGTTGAGTAAGCAGTACAATAAATTTTATACCGATTTACCTATCTTTAAAGAAGATAACCTTGATGTTGCGGCGATGCGTTTGCTTTTGAGCGACAAGGTGCGCTTGGTACTTAAGCGCGGATTAGAGCTTTTAGTGATTCCCGTTGTGGAGCAGATGTAGCATGACGTTGGTGGAATTGAGTCAACAATTTACTTCTCTATATGATGCAATCGATGAAAAACGGAGGCGTCTTTGACTTTACTGGCTTGAAACGCGAGGTGATGGAGTTGGAGTTGATGAGTCATCATCCTGATTTTTGGAACGATAGGCAAAAAGCAGAAGCAACTTTAGTGAAGATTAAGAAGTTGGCATCGCGCTATCAACCTTGGGAGAAGCTTTATCAGGATGCTGATGAGTTGAGGTCGACGCTAGAGATTGTCAAAGAGCTTGACGATGCGGAGTTGGAAGCCGAGGCGGTGGCGCAATATCTGGCGATGCAGGCAAGTTATAAGACGTTATTGCAACGTGAGCGTCTCCATGAAGAGAGTGATCCCCTCGATGCAATTATTACGATTCACGCGGGGGCAGGTGGCACGGAGTCTTGTGATTGGGTGCGCATGCTTTATCGTATGTATAGCCGATATGTCCAGAGTCAGGGCTTTGAGCAGGAGATTCTCGATGTGCAAGATGACGAGGGTGGCTATCGTGATATCTCTTTTCAGGTTAAGGGTGAGTATGCTTATGGTCTGCTGAAATACGAGACGGGTATTCACCGTATGGTGCGGATCTCTCCTTTTGATGCCGCCGCGCGCCGTCATACCAGTTTTGCCTCGGTTTACGTAACGCCGGTTTTGGACGATTCCATCGTCGTAGAGATCAAGCCCGACGATGTGCGTATTGATACCTATCGTGCATCGGGCGCGGGTGGACAGAAGGTCAATAAAACCTCTTCGGCGGTACGTATTACGCACTTGGCAACGGGTATTGTGGTGGCCTGTCAAAATGAGCGCAGTCAATTTCGTAATAAGGATATCGCCTATTCGATTTTAAAGGGTCGCCTCTATCAACATTATAAAGCTCAGCGCGATCAAGAACGAGAGGCTAATGCTGTGGAGAAACGCGATATCGGCTTTGGTAGTCAGACGCGAAATTACGTCTTTCAGCCTTATACATTGGTCAAAGATGTGCGTACTAAGGCGGAAACCTCGCAAATTCACGCGGTGATGGATGGAAAAATTGATCTCTTTATCGAAGCTGCACTAGAAGAGCAGTGGACTTCGCACTAGTATGATGAGGCGCTATCTTATTCTTATCTATTTCTTATGTCTAGCTTCGTCGCTCTTTTCGGCACAACGATCGTTGCAGACTTTGTCGGCATACCGTATTGCGATGGTGCAACATAGTGATGATCCGCCACAACTCAAACAGCTTTGGAGTGAATTGGAGAGTGAGTTATTGCTTCTTTCTCGTCATCAGGTGAGTGAATTTGCGCACTTTTGGTTGCTTTATCAAGCGAGACTGGAGGAATTTCTTTTTGAAGAGGAGCGACTTAACCGTTTAGAGGAGCAACTGAAAGAGCTTCAAGGGCAGAAGTATCCTAATCTAAAAGCAATTCAGGAACAAAAGCGTAGTATCAAGGCACAGCGCAAGGTGCTTCAGATGATTCCGCAAAAAATCCCCGATTACAAAGTGCCTGAGCAATTACCTATTGAGCTTATTCGCGAGAATGGTGTACTTATCAATGAGTTGGAAGATACGCAAATTGGCATCAATTTTTGGTTATTTGCGGAGTATTCGGCGCTGGATAATCGCTCTTTTTTCTTCTATTTGTATGGGTATGATCGTATGCAAAATCAGCGGGTGGAGCTTTTTCGTGGGGTAATTCTTTGGGAAGATCGTGCTAAAATGTTGCGGAAGGCACTAGATACAGCGCGTCATCTGTGGTTGGGGCGTAGTTGGTCGGCTATTGAATTGGTGGATACGCCTAGTACGTCAAGCTTTCGTCTCCAGTGGCAAGATGATACAGGCGTGCCGAGGATGCCAGCCGTGGAGCAGAGACATTTAGAGAATTTAGCGGTAGATGACGGGCGATTACGCGCGCATGCGGTGGGATTTCAGCGTCAGGAGTGGTATCTTTCGCTCCAAGAAAATACCCGCCACGAGCTCTCTTTTGAGGCGATTGTCAGTAGCGATGACGATCGTTTTATCCGCACGAATATTAATGGGGCGGAGGTCTATTTGGATGGTATTTATCAAGGGCAAGCACCTCTTACTATCCAAGCACGTGCGGGGCAAATGGTGAGCATTGTCGATCGTGCGAAGATTCGTCCGCCATTGATTTACGAAGTACGGGAGGTGGATGAGGAGATATTTTTGCGTTTTTCTCTGCCTATCGATCAACAAAAAGAGTTGATTTTGGCGCAAAAAAAGCAATTTTATTGGTGGGCGGGGAGCTTTATTGTCTCGTTGATTTTGCCTATTGTTTTTTATAATCTCTATCTTGATTATGCACAAAAAGCCAACCGCTATTACTCCTTAGGCTGGGAGTATGAACAGCAACGAGCCTTGCGTATGTCTCGCGGATTTGGTTATGCGGGCATTGGCACGGGGATGCTTTCGGGCGGATTATTGGGAGTAAGTATTTATCAGCTTTACAATTATGTGGAGATCTCTCAAGATCCAACGCATCGCCAAAGAAACGAGGCTGACGATGAGTTGGAAGAGAGTGCGCTTAGTTAATTAGCGTTGATTGTAAGCTTTGAGCCCTGCTTCAATGATGGCGACAGCTTTCTTGATGCTTTCAATATTAAGGACATAGGCGATGCGCACCTCATTTTTCCCTTTATCGGGCGTGGTGTAGAAG is a window of Entomospira culicis DNA encoding:
- a CDS encoding LysM peptidoglycan-binding domain-containing protein, translated to MGRHLLRRPVRKIYPGYLKRDRQLLIKRLLFSFFVFTSTLLVMASAGALTYTVKRGDTIFGISQASRVSEEQLRLVNNLTDNTIREGQELIIPHDFYMVPPGDGWFGVSRKSGVPLDVLLRINRMTKESPLRAYTKLKIPVAAALQKVHVVQAGESWAILEDIYGVSAEKMRQYSGISAKQNLVEGMTIMLIPDLVETHLVQEGETLYSLSRRYGVSIDQLMQYNALNTDIIRSGQRLRIRDPLVDNSSSQNFELDNLPQEEVAEEIAPLIDPIEIKYAYFQPSRLYFSRPPTIPVQPSAHYADPQATSVESDYADASLLYANFKEDVAQLPVLSDTLKGYKIMLDPGHGGYDPGALGSVNIGGKTYYLVEDEYVYDIALRLYAILVQHGAEVDLTILAPNHTIRENSDLESFVNQKNEVYNDAKESRRPVGGRWGLRKRVEITQRFLRNHPKEKSIFMSLHADSGDVSGLVLASAKYSDATKRLAEKIISRFAVGGRILADEYLVLKDNPAHASLLVEVRTMSKSEAKYLLDPVERQADAQRLADAILDYAGGAK
- a CDS encoding NlpC/P60 family protein — its product is MKLVRTLMVMAFLTLWSVSVSAQAVDMVKVLEAAKLIEQRNESRGGGKWFTRDCSGTMNAIFAEAGFPLANRLNKAYRTGMSGTAILHAISEEVAVREIQAGDLIFFHDTYDRNGNGISDDPFTHVGMVMKYDASSGVVDFLHYNTWMDTIITQQLNVKEPSNKELNVILRWPSKGDTQTKRYAGELVHSFGRITTYA
- a CDS encoding RidA family protein, with protein sequence MQKQVNTEKAPKAIGPYAQAIKTDVFIFTSGQLGIDPQTGDFVSADVQAQTKQIFHNLQAVLQEAGSSLDKVVKTTVFLKDLNDFVAVNEVYASFFPTNLPARSAVQVARLPKDGLVEIEVIALA
- the rpsT gene encoding 30S ribosomal protein S20, encoding MPNSRDSRKRDRQSKSVRLHNRSSKSAVRTVVKKFEYDLDEGKVSPENLRLVIKNLDTASRKGLIKKNAAARKKSRLMKRVNKLGKV
- a CDS encoding HU family DNA-binding protein, coding for MMEVEGSGLQTKLTKAEIIDNIEKKLASKSYSVSKSEIHEVIEEFFAEVKDGLAGGRIVELRGFGTFELRHRVGRERARNPRTGETLKVDSHSVAVFRPGRELKSKVWSYRLI
- a CDS encoding DUF5312 family protein; translated protein: MNTPIFDRLVSSLSAEERKSMLERMPTDSPQEEDSFLLQREAEERSTISLSEIYQSMGFWAKLWLRFIAYFDKRSKEEVLHQSLLTRLKRKVVTESGKYVDFGKNRFKSDFCLLLANLAHALDFLKNPMEDVVGEHRREYNAYLVGVVQPVLQEKLLLTTDPDKIFSADFFENAEDNDINTKARILIEENLEKSFRDINNDLKDKLYAYARGLNYLERLVSFNYEKVIASYSTDNTCTIKLIFKQLKKLNNIISSVEFLPNRELMQTIFLFSYARQGIAVAEIPALLKQDMLKVEELILHFRKFKEIPLTDILSIVDDDYFYEPQSIGGGEDWFILYRKFWQQRSLRLFQAYLVKRKFIALQVEIKGFYGLSETLPLPGYDGKIWSREIFRPVYVGSLALLTRFFREIYTSRAEYAIQKLYDEGLFIKRANAQELADALVSIPLLKKEIQEFSQAISPADGYFYLQLQDYTRGDRVHGLAGVVDLIERQVSLILERSLEILMALSSVLGGVLERTLGGRYDTISNLESLGLSRDNIMQVRGLVLQTYQFMMDQKSLEERVHRLGLENDREAEMLAGGR
- the argS gene encoding arginine--tRNA ligase, with protein sequence MELIHHEQLKLLVAKALETSYRSEQLGDNLLERLIVERPKDESFGDVAIPLFDFAKQLRLSPAVIAKQVVEQIKKVDSSVHVVALSGYVNFFWHKDAFTREILSSMHEGFGQNESLSGEKIIVEFSGPNTNKPLHLGHMRNNVLGESLSRILKNAGAELFKVNIVNDRGVHICKSMLAYQMFGEGATPESTQTKSDHFVGDYYVKYAQWEKEHPEVENEIQAMLHAWEAGDAQVLELWKKMNHWAVSGIAQTYERTGVSFDKIYYESETYKLGKDIVLAGAQKGVFFKAEDGSLRLDVSEITPEDKNSDELPTKVFLRADGTSIYITQDLGTAVARYEDFPFDRMIYVVAHEQRRHFEILFYALDKMGYPWAKQLHHLSYGMVNLPDGKMKSREGTVVDADDLLDTLTEQALLVSENAQRKADDGGKARAFDVALGALHYFLLQINPVKDMVFNAQESLSFTGNTGPYLQYTYARIAGMLRRSEARSLVERFSQPNYTLLNHDVEWRLVKILADFPAITQKAALEYSPSVIAVYLYELSKQYNKFYTDLPIFKEDNLDVAAMRLLLSDKVRLVLKRGLELLVIPVVEQM
- the prfB gene encoding peptide chain release factor 2 (programmed frameshift), whose amino-acid sequence is MTLVELSQQFTSLYDAIDEKRRRLDFTGLKREVMELELMSHHPDFWNDRQKAEATLVKIKKLASRYQPWEKLYQDADELRSTLEIVKELDDAELEAEAVAQYLAMQASYKTLLQRERLHEESDPLDAIITIHAGAGGTESCDWVRMLYRMYSRYVQSQGFEQEILDVQDDEGGYRDISFQVKGEYAYGLLKYETGIHRMVRISPFDAAARRHTSFASVYVTPVLDDSIVVEIKPDDVRIDTYRASGAGGQKVNKTSSAVRITHLATGIVVACQNERSQFRNKDIAYSILKGRLYQHYKAQRDQEREANAVEKRDIGFGSQTRNYVFQPYTLVKDVRTKAETSQIHAVMDGKIDLFIEAALEEQWTSH
- a CDS encoding PEGA domain-containing protein translates to MMRRYLILIYFLCLASSLFSAQRSLQTLSAYRIAMVQHSDDPPQLKQLWSELESELLLLSRHQVSEFAHFWLLYQARLEEFLFEEERLNRLEEQLKELQGQKYPNLKAIQEQKRSIKAQRKVLQMIPQKIPDYKVPEQLPIELIRENGVLINELEDTQIGINFWLFAEYSALDNRSFFFYLYGYDRMQNQRVELFRGVILWEDRAKMLRKALDTARHLWLGRSWSAIELVDTPSTSSFRLQWQDDTGVPRMPAVEQRHLENLAVDDGRLRAHAVGFQRQEWYLSLQENTRHELSFEAIVSSDDDRFIRTNINGAEVYLDGIYQGQAPLTIQARAGQMVSIVDRAKIRPPLIYEVREVDEEIFLRFSLPIDQQKELILAQKKQFYWWAGSFIVSLILPIVFYNLYLDYAQKANRYYSLGWEYEQQRALRMSRGFGYAGIGTGMLSGGLLGVSIYQLYNYVEISQDPTHRQRNEADDELEESALS